One Phocoena phocoena chromosome 5, mPhoPho1.1, whole genome shotgun sequence genomic region harbors:
- the UBE2D3 gene encoding ubiquitin-conjugating enzyme E2 D3 isoform X3, whose amino-acid sequence MELDKLEKELSDLARDPPAQCSAGPVGDDMFHWQATIMGPNDSPYQGGVFFLTIHFPTDYPFKPPKVAFTTRIYHPNINSNGSICLDILRSQWSPALTISKVLLSICSLLCDPNPDDPLVPEIARIYKTDRDKYNRISREWTQKYAM is encoded by the exons ATGGAACTGGACAAACTAGAAAAG GAACTTAGTGATTTGGCCCGTGACCCTCCAGCACAATGTTCTGCAGGTCCAGTTGGGGATGATA tgttTCATTGGCAAGCCACAATTATGGGACCT aaTGACAGCCCATATCAAGGTGGTGTATTCTTTTTGACAATTCATTTTCCTACAGACTACCCCTTCAAACCACCTAAG gttgcATTTACAACAAGAATTTATCATCCAAATATTAACAGTAATGGCAGCATTTGTCTCGATATTCTAAGATCACAGTGGTCTCCTGCTTTAACTATTTCTAAAG ttcttttaTCCATTTGTTCACTGCTATGTGATCCAAACCCAGATGACCCCCTAGTGCCAGAGATTGCACGGATCTATAAAACAGACAGAGATAA GTACAACAGAATATCTCGGGAATGGACTCAGAAGTATGCCATGTGA
- the UBE2D3 gene encoding ubiquitin-conjugating enzyme E2 D3 isoform X2: MALKRINKELSDLARDPPAQCSAGPVGDDMFHWQATIMGPNDSPYQGGVFFLTIHFPTDYPFKPPKVAFTTRIYHPNINSNGSICLDILRSQWSPALTISKVLLSICSLLCDPNPDDPLVPEIARIYKTDRDKYNRISREWTQKYAM; this comes from the exons GAACTTAGTGATTTGGCCCGTGACCCTCCAGCACAATGTTCTGCAGGTCCAGTTGGGGATGATA tgttTCATTGGCAAGCCACAATTATGGGACCT aaTGACAGCCCATATCAAGGTGGTGTATTCTTTTTGACAATTCATTTTCCTACAGACTACCCCTTCAAACCACCTAAG gttgcATTTACAACAAGAATTTATCATCCAAATATTAACAGTAATGGCAGCATTTGTCTCGATATTCTAAGATCACAGTGGTCTCCTGCTTTAACTATTTCTAAAG ttcttttaTCCATTTGTTCACTGCTATGTGATCCAAACCCAGATGACCCCCTAGTGCCAGAGATTGCACGGATCTATAAAACAGACAGAGATAA GTACAACAGAATATCTCGGGAATGGACTCAGAAGTATGCCATGTGA
- the UBE2D3 gene encoding ubiquitin-conjugating enzyme E2 D3 isoform X1 translates to MELDKLEKELSDLARDPPAQCSAGPVGDDMFHWQATIMGPNDSPYQGGVFFLTIHFPTDYPFKPPKVAFTTRIYHPNINSNGSICLDILRSQWSPALTISKVLLSICSLLCDPNPDDPLVPEIARIYKTDRDKYNRLAREWTEKYAML, encoded by the exons ATGGAACTGGACAAACTAGAAAAG GAACTTAGTGATTTGGCCCGTGACCCTCCAGCACAATGTTCTGCAGGTCCAGTTGGGGATGATA tgttTCATTGGCAAGCCACAATTATGGGACCT aaTGACAGCCCATATCAAGGTGGTGTATTCTTTTTGACAATTCATTTTCCTACAGACTACCCCTTCAAACCACCTAAG gttgcATTTACAACAAGAATTTATCATCCAAATATTAACAGTAATGGCAGCATTTGTCTCGATATTCTAAGATCACAGTGGTCTCCTGCTTTAACTATTTCTAAAG ttcttttaTCCATTTGTTCACTGCTATGTGATCCAAACCCAGATGACCCCCTAGTGCCAGAGATTGCACGGATCTATAAAACAGACAGAGATAA GTACAATAGGTTAGCAAGAGAGTGGACAGAGAAATACGCTATGTTGTAG